The following coding sequences lie in one Kribbella sp. NBC_00709 genomic window:
- a CDS encoding heparinase II/III family protein, with amino-acid sequence MSTGPEKPRHIDGRINQIGTDDLLKAFGSPADDLAGLRAYVGTRLQRPAWPLPDSPDGVLQAAAPLLDGVDVTGLGRGRSQLYGFHYLGWLKPGVDAWLLTGDDRYLHAFERHLDEWVERRDSVTGEWPGLDVIWYSLGTWARCRNLLPTLEVLTPSPLSDHVWGGLVATLVGGARWSYDEHDVFRHGNWQLVCATELLHISAVLPSLVESAAWAERARERIEEHLLLDIYPDGGHYERSPGYHGMVLSALQTAARIDPAVAAHPRFAAMHTWFRELVSSGGWVPHLQDSGIVWPAEMLQRGSALLDDHAQTQLPSATVLPESGYTILRSDELRAVINHGPHIEHELESHSHRAVLDLVLDGWGQPLLWEAGGPPSYDDPEYLTWYQSGRGHNTVLVDDLELSTDRAVSVEPLIDTGPVAVFSGRHHGNGLEQARTIAMVREEPAYVVVTDRATGPHTFQARWHALNPWQQVGPLAFAAAGPDGPGLLLIEASDPSPTTIDTTQGTARRPILSSRTAEYGPLHSLSLQRSTGDFTTVLIPHTGPLPTVALTRVAGELVINHGPTTDRIGSSTWTRSVNGQLSWATGWRVRTLMSLLRTTDDVDVLATVTDGSVRFEIACSGRCGLWIRARGEIRLNAVVIDPQIDDGWAHLTLPYAGPWTVEGGSDE; translated from the coding sequence ATGAGCACCGGGCCTGAGAAGCCGCGGCATATCGACGGGCGGATCAACCAGATCGGGACGGACGACCTGCTCAAGGCGTTCGGGTCTCCGGCGGACGATCTCGCCGGGCTCCGCGCCTACGTCGGCACGCGGCTGCAGCGTCCTGCCTGGCCGTTGCCGGACTCACCTGATGGCGTGCTGCAAGCTGCCGCGCCGTTGCTCGATGGTGTGGACGTGACCGGGCTGGGACGTGGCCGGTCGCAGCTGTACGGCTTCCACTACCTCGGCTGGCTGAAGCCTGGCGTCGATGCCTGGTTACTGACGGGCGACGACCGCTATCTGCACGCTTTCGAGCGCCATCTGGACGAGTGGGTCGAGCGGCGCGACTCGGTCACCGGTGAGTGGCCGGGGCTCGACGTCATCTGGTACTCGCTCGGCACCTGGGCGCGCTGCCGGAACCTGCTGCCCACACTGGAGGTCCTGACCCCATCGCCACTGTCCGACCACGTGTGGGGCGGTCTGGTCGCGACACTGGTTGGTGGAGCCCGTTGGTCGTACGACGAGCATGACGTCTTCCGGCACGGGAACTGGCAGCTGGTGTGTGCGACCGAACTGCTACACATCAGCGCAGTACTGCCGTCACTCGTGGAGTCGGCAGCGTGGGCGGAGCGGGCGCGCGAGCGGATCGAAGAGCATCTGCTGCTGGACATCTACCCGGACGGTGGGCACTACGAGCGCTCGCCCGGGTACCACGGGATGGTGCTGAGCGCTCTGCAGACGGCGGCGCGGATCGACCCCGCTGTGGCAGCGCATCCACGGTTCGCCGCGATGCATACCTGGTTCCGCGAGCTGGTGTCGTCAGGTGGATGGGTGCCGCATCTGCAGGACAGTGGGATCGTGTGGCCCGCTGAGATGCTGCAGCGAGGTAGTGCGTTGCTGGACGATCATGCCCAGACTCAGTTGCCCTCGGCGACCGTGCTTCCGGAGTCGGGGTACACGATCTTGCGCAGCGACGAGTTGCGGGCCGTGATCAACCACGGGCCGCACATCGAGCACGAACTGGAGTCGCACTCGCATCGCGCCGTACTGGATCTGGTGCTGGACGGGTGGGGGCAGCCGCTACTGTGGGAGGCAGGTGGTCCGCCGAGCTACGACGATCCGGAGTACCTGACCTGGTACCAGTCGGGCCGGGGCCACAACACCGTGCTGGTGGACGATCTCGAACTGTCGACGGATCGTGCTGTCTCGGTCGAGCCACTGATCGACACCGGGCCGGTCGCCGTGTTCTCCGGTCGCCATCACGGCAACGGGCTGGAGCAGGCGCGGACGATCGCGATGGTGCGAGAGGAGCCGGCGTACGTCGTGGTGACGGATCGCGCGACCGGTCCGCACACGTTCCAGGCCCGCTGGCACGCGCTCAACCCGTGGCAGCAGGTCGGTCCGCTCGCCTTCGCCGCCGCTGGGCCGGACGGCCCCGGCCTCCTGCTCATCGAGGCAAGCGACCCCTCGCCCACAACCATCGACACGACACAGGGCACAGCCCGTCGACCGATCCTCAGCTCCCGGACGGCTGAGTACGGCCCGTTGCATTCGCTCTCCCTGCAGCGTTCGACCGGCGACTTCACCACCGTCCTCATCCCGCACACCGGCCCGCTCCCGACCGTCGCCTTGACCCGGGTAGCTGGTGAATTGGTGATCAATCACGGCCCGACGACCGATCGAATCGGCTCGTCCACCTGGACCCGGTCGGTCAACGGACAGTTGTCATGGGCAACCGGTTGGCGGGTGCGCACCCTGATGTCCCTGCTCCGGACCACCGACGACGTCGACGTGCTGGCCACAGTCACCGACGGCTCGGTACGGTTCGAGATCGCCTGCTCCGGACGCTGTGGTTTGTGGATTCGTGCGCGCGGTGAGATCCGGCTGAACGCAGTGGTGATCGACCCGCAGATCGACGACGGGTGGGCGCACTTGACACTGCCGTACGCCGGGCCCTGGACTGTCGAGGGGGGCAGTGATGAGTGA
- a CDS encoding amidohydrolase family protein: protein MSDAVTSGWFDARVLTGAHPASLQPPTGRDAIAEHLDRFALSGALVGAMASWLHDPIGGNAEASAIAHNLADRGVLACWTALPATPGELDSLTALVDRAVDDGVAAFRIHPTSHGFSPGLLDELYAGLQVNRLPLCIDAAEISWPDLTAIATRYPELPVIVSNLGYRKLRELWAALDGHTNIYVDLVDFAAHQGVEWLAANGLVDRLLFATAFGLRDPGESVVRLAWSGLDDATVRLVGSGNADRLFGVRSTAGGRS, encoded by the coding sequence ATGAGTGATGCCGTGACGAGTGGGTGGTTCGATGCCCGGGTCCTGACCGGGGCTCACCCGGCCAGCCTGCAGCCGCCGACGGGTCGTGATGCGATCGCGGAGCATCTCGATCGGTTCGCACTGTCCGGCGCGCTGGTCGGTGCGATGGCGTCCTGGCTGCACGATCCGATCGGCGGCAACGCGGAGGCTTCCGCAATAGCGCACAACCTGGCCGATCGCGGCGTACTCGCCTGTTGGACCGCACTTCCCGCCACACCAGGCGAACTGGACTCACTGACCGCACTGGTCGACCGCGCCGTGGACGACGGCGTCGCGGCCTTCCGCATCCACCCCACCTCGCACGGCTTCTCCCCCGGTCTGCTGGACGAGCTGTACGCCGGACTGCAGGTCAACCGGCTGCCCTTGTGCATCGACGCCGCCGAGATCAGCTGGCCGGACCTGACTGCGATCGCGACCCGCTACCCCGAGCTGCCCGTCATCGTGTCGAACCTCGGCTACCGGAAGCTCCGCGAGCTCTGGGCGGCGCTTGATGGTCATACCAACATCTACGTCGACCTGGTCGACTTCGCCGCACACCAAGGCGTCGAGTGGCTGGCCGCCAACGGCCTCGTCGATCGGCTGCTGTTCGCGACCGCCTTCGGGCTCCGCGATCCGGGTGAGAGCGTCGTACGGCTGGCGTGGTCCGGTCTCGACGACGCGACGGTC